ACCAGCGCGCCGGTGGGGCAGGCCGCTACACAGCGCGCCTTGACGCACATGTGGCAGGCAGTAGGCTTGAAGATGGGTCGTTTGTCCATATCGGGGAGGTGTTTTTCGATGCGGATGCGGGCGCCGGCCAGTTCCAGCGCTCCCTCGTGCGAGAGGGCGCAGATGACGGAACAGGCGCGACAGCCGGTGCAGATAGCGGCGTTGATCGTGACGGCGGGATGTTTGGGTGCGCTCACAACTCTCCCTCCTGCCAGGTGATGTGATAGCGGCGCAGGGTCTCCGGCAGTGGAACGCCTTTCTTGTCCCAGCCGCGCAGGCGGTAGTACTCGTCCTTCATGGCTTCCAGGCCGGCGCGTCCGAACAGTTGCCCTTTGGCGGGACCGTCCGGTAGCGGTTCCTCCAGGATGCGGGCCGGCAGGGTATCGTCCTCCCGCGTGAATCCCTCCCGCACGTTGAACAGCCGGATGGTGGTCTCGATGCGGTCGGCGGCTTGCCACAGCTCCTCCGCGGAATAGTGCTGGCCGGTGATGGCCTCCAGGAACTCCGCGTACTCCTCGATGGTTAACTGCA
The Anaerolineae bacterium DNA segment above includes these coding regions:
- a CDS encoding 4Fe-4S dicluster domain-containing protein; its protein translation is MSAPKHPAVTINAAICTGCRACSVICALSHEGALELAGARIRIEKHLPDMDKRPIFKPTACHMCVKARCVAACPTGALVQREDNGLVVLHTMLCDGCGRCVEACPFHAIWMDERHGVAIKCDLCGGDPMCVRYCSPGALSFSYAGKDESSRG